In a single window of the Coregonus clupeaformis isolate EN_2021a chromosome 10, ASM2061545v1, whole genome shotgun sequence genome:
- the LOC121575943 gene encoding cyclin-L1, whose protein sequence is MQPTIEYVMAAEDLRIPGEGILIGDKIYSGVTLTLDNCLLPPERLQQSPSAEHGLSADTEEQLRMRGCELIQAAGILLRLPQVAMATGQILFQRFYYCKSFVRHCAEMVAMACVHLASKIEEEPRRVRDVLNVFYHLKHSKGKRTQVPMPLDASYISAKAQVIKTERRVLKELGFCVHVKHPHKIIVMYLQVLECEKNTKLVQTAWNYMNDSLRTDVFLRFSAETVACACIYLSARTLQIPLPDQPPWFLLFGASEEDLREICGRILRLYSLPNVSLPSMLKEVDQCHLALDARIAKAKLVGGGLLTVGTPTLDVPSSFSPASKAASPAVPQPNRESPLNQVALKNACRKLTNGDEKKRGSRSDERRGTQSMSPSRRRRSRSVSSPLCSVSPAHRQKISRRDRAREREKERERRREREKERGRGRRDEYSRRR, encoded by the exons ATGCAACCGACTATTGAATATGTGATGGCGGCAGAAGACCTGAGAATTCCCGGGGAGGGAATTCTTATAGGGGATAAGATATACTCTGGAGTGACCTTAACTTTAGATAACTGTCTCCTGCCACCGGAGCGACTACAGCAGAGTCCGTCCGCTGAACATGGGCTCTCCGCGGATACCGAGGAGCAGCTGCGAATGCGGGGCTGTGAGTTGATCCAGGCCGCGGGTATTCTGCTGAGACTTCCGCAG GTAGCCATGGCCACGGGGCAGATCCTTTTCCAGAGGTTCTACTACTGCAAGTCGTTCGTCAGACACTGTGCAGAG ATGGTTGCAATGGCTTGTGTGCACCTGGCTTCAAAGATCGAAGAGGAACCACGGAGGGTACGAGACGTTCTCAACGTGTTCTACCACCTCAAGCACAGCAAAGGCAAAAG GACCCAGGTCCCCATGCCTCTGGATGCCAGCTACATCAGTGCCAAGGCTCAGGTGATCAAGACGGAGAGGAGAGTGCTGAAGGAGCTGGGCTTCTGTGTGCATGTCAAACACCCCCACAAG ATCATTGTGATGTACCTCCAGGTGCTAGAGTGTGAGAAGAATACTAAGCTGGTACAGACGGCTTG GAACTACATGAATGACAGTCTGAGGACAGATGTGTTCCTGAGGTTCAGTGCTGAGACCGTGGCCTGTGCCTGTATCTACCTGTCAGCCAGAACACTTCAG ATCCCTCTACCGGACCAGCCCCCCTGGTTCCTGCTGTTTGGTGCGTCTGAGGAGGACCTGAGGGAGATCTGTGGGCGGATCCTGAGGCTGTACTCGCTGCCCAACGTCTCCCTCCCCAGTATGCTAAAAGAGGTGGACCAGTGTCACCTGGCCCTGGACGCCCGCATCGCCAAGGCTAAGCTGGTAGGAGGGGGACTGCTGACTGTGGGTACCCCTACCCTTGATGTCCCCTCCAGCTTCTCCCCTGCCTCCAAAGCAg CGTCACCTGCTGTACCACAGCCCAACAGGGAGTCTCCCCTAAATCAAGTTGCCCTAAAGAATGCCTGCCGGAAACTCACTAACGGAGACGA GAAGAAAAGAGGGAGCCGtagtgatgagaggagagggactcAGTCCATGTCTCCTTCCAGAAGAAG acGCAGTCGCAGTGTCTCTTCTCCTTTGTGCTCCGTCTCTCCCGCCCACCGCCAGAAAATCAGTCGCAGGGATAGAGCGAGAGaaagggaaaaagagagggagcGTCGGCGGGAACGGGAGAAGGAGcggggaagaggaaggagagatgaaTACTCACGTAGAAGATAG